TGCCTGGTCCACGCCTGCGAATCAGACCGGCCGCGCCCTTACTACCGGGTGACCTGGCTCACCAAGGGCGCGGCGATCGCCAAGCACCTCCTGCCGGCCTCGATGTTCGTCGCCTTGCTGCATCGCGCAGCCAGGGCGGGCAATTGAATAACGACGGCAAAGACTTGGACACGAGCCGTCGAAGCTGTACCCGATCGGCGCCCTGCCCGCGAAACGGGCGGAAAACCTTGGGTTTCAGCTTCACATCAGCGACATCATCGGCGTAGAGTATTCACTGCGTGGGGTGGGATCGGACACCTGCCTCGGTGAAGGAGAGCGTGAGGTGACGATCGCCGTCTCGCCGGACGCACACCCGGCGCTGGTGTTGAACGCGGACTATCGCCCGCTGAGTTATTTTCCCTTGTCGCTCTGGTCCTGGCAGGATGCGATCAAGGCGGTTTTCCTTGACCGGGTCAATATCGTCTCCGAATATGATGTGCTGGTGCGCAGCCCGAGCTTCGAGTTCCACCTGCCCTCTGTGGTTTCGCTGAAGACCTTCGTCAAGCCGTCTCGCCAACCCGCCTTCACCCGCTTCAACGTGTTCCTGCGCGACCGCTTCGAGTGCCAGTATTGCGGCAGCCGGGAAGACCTCACGTTCGATCATCTGATCCCACGATCCAAGGGCGGCCAGACCACCTGGGAGAACGTCGTCGCCGCCTGTTCGGCCTGCAATCTCAAGAAGGCCGACAAGACGGTTTCGGAGGTGGGCATGACGCTTGCCGGCCTGCCCTTTGCGCCCACCGTGCATGATCTTCACAACAACGGCCGGCTGTTCCCGCCCAACCATCTGCACGAAAGCTGGCTGGACTTTCTCTACTGGGACGTCGAACTCGATCCCTGAGGGATCTACGCCCGCAGCTCTCCGACGGCCTGTCGTTCCCGAACGATGCGGCGCAGAATTTCCGATCGAACCGTCGGCGCGCCGAAATAATAGCCCTGCAGCTCGTGACAACCGGCCTGCTTCAGCGCCTCGGCCTCCTCGGCCATTTCGATGCCCTCGGCCGTCACCTCGGCGCCCAGCGTTTCCGCCAGCGCCACCGCCGCCTGGACGAGGCTTTGCGACGCCGGGTCGCGGATGACGTCGATCACCACGGATCGGTCGATCTTCACCTTGTCGAAGGCGAACCGGCGCAGATAGGCCACCGACGAGAAGCCGGTGCCGAAATCGTCGAGCGCCACCGATACGCCGAGTGCGTGCAGCGCCTCGACGCTGCGGCTGGCCCGCTCGGGCTCGGAGGCAAGGAAGCTTTCGGTGATGTCGAGTTCAAGCCGGTCCGGCGGCATTCCCGCCGCCTTGAGAACGGCTTCCAGCGCATCGGGAAAGCCGGGGTCGCGGAACTGGGCGGCGAACACGTTGACGACCATCTTGAGGTCGCCAAACGCGTGGGCGTCGCTGGCGACGCGGCGCAGCACGTAGGTTCCGATCAGATCGCTCATTCCCGCTTCCTCGGCGACGGCGAGGAAGACCGAGGGGCTGACCGGGCCGGCCGGGCGAATCCAGCGGACCAGCGCCTCGACGGCGGAAATGCTGCCCGTCTTCGCGGAGACGACCGGCTGGTAATGCACCTGGAGGCCGTCGTTCGCCACCGCCTCGCGCAACTCGGCGGCCAGTGTCGCCCGCGCCTGCCGATCGGCATCCATGCCCGCATCGTAGACGACGACCCGGTTCTTGCCGCCAGCCTTGGCGACATACATGGCCACGTCGGCCCGGCGCACCAGCTCACCCGGAGTAAGCGCGCGGTCGGCATCGGCGGCCACTCCGATCGAACAACCCACCTTGACCATGCGCCCTTCGAAATCGAACGCCTCGTCGAGGAAATCGACAAAACTCTCGCCGAGAGCACGTGCCCGCTCGACCGCTTGGTCCCCTTCGACCACCACGGCGAACTCGTCGCCACCAAGGCGGGCCAACACGCCGCTGTTGTCGACCAGCGCACGGAAGCCGGCCGCCGTCGCCCGGATCAGGCGGTCGCCGACATCGTGGCCGTAGGTGTCGTTCACTTCCTTGAAACCGTCCAGAT
Above is a window of Pleomorphomonas sp. T1.2MG-36 DNA encoding:
- a CDS encoding putative bifunctional diguanylate cyclase/phosphodiesterase — encoded protein: MFFANRRWMEFLFGVVVPTALTALAAAAVVYLAMARMAAEVNDIDRRGIARVVDVLKDEALTQMGLAATEVVVWNAAIVDDDKAAAAGGGLPLPLENDRVFDTLSIVDADGVPLRTFHEGRTVGPDGIGISRADIAALVAAARQKVRQPASGFVQSRLGPLVVGLHEIEARAGPSSSAGSPHYLLVGRSMSGAQFMAMADALGVRHLTFGPATIGDDAVPLISASGVVLGSIGWEPRVSGTEAMERARLPVLAVLLLLFVVMGVLVVTIWKMMSGLRHDETAARHAASHDPLSGLPNRASFNQRLAAAYAGPDHSIAVLFADLDGFKEVNDTYGHDVGDRLIRATAAGFRALVDNSGVLARLGGDEFAVVVEGDQAVERARALGESFVDFLDEAFDFEGRMVKVGCSIGVAADADRALTPGELVRRADVAMYVAKAGGKNRVVVYDAGMDADRQARATLAAELREAVANDGLQVHYQPVVSAKTGSISAVEALVRWIRPAGPVSPSVFLAVAEEAGMSDLIGTYVLRRVASDAHAFGDLKMVVNVFAAQFRDPGFPDALEAVLKAAGMPPDRLELDITESFLASEPERASRSVEALHALGVSVALDDFGTGFSSVAYLRRFAFDKVKIDRSVVIDVIRDPASQSLVQAAVALAETLGAEVTAEGIEMAEEAEALKQAGCHELQGYYFGAPTVRSEILRRIVRERQAVGELRA
- a CDS encoding HNH endonuclease — protein: MTIAVSPDAHPALVLNADYRPLSYFPLSLWSWQDAIKAVFLDRVNIVSEYDVLVRSPSFEFHLPSVVSLKTFVKPSRQPAFTRFNVFLRDRFECQYCGSREDLTFDHLIPRSKGGQTTWENVVAACSACNLKKADKTVSEVGMTLAGLPFAPTVHDLHNNGRLFPPNHLHESWLDFLYWDVELDP